GCCCTAACTCGAGCCTTGGAGTTGTTCGAGGAACTCTCCCACCTGGGTGCCGCCGAGGTCGCCAGACGGTTGAGGACTCTCGGATGACGCTCATGGAGGTACTGGCTCGAGACTCACCTGACGGCGACGGAACAGCGGTAGCGCATTGTCGGATCGGCGCCGATGAGCTTGGGATTCGGAGGAGAACCAGCAGCGGGGCGGAAAGGACGCAGGCGGTCGACGACTTCGGCGGCGGTCTGGATCCGGAGCCGGGGTTCCCAGTGGATCATGTCCAAGACGACGGGTGCCAAGGGCGCGGGCACATGCGTGAGGTCCGGCTCCGGCGGTGGAAGTCTTCTCTTGCGTGCACGCGTCAAGTAGTCGTCCGGGTAAGGCAGGTGAAGGGTGAGTAATTTGACCAGAATGCACCCTATGGAGAACACATCGGCGCTGGTGCCGATCCGGAGAGGCATCGCCTGCTCGGGCGCGGCGAATCCGTCGGTACCTTCACGTAGTGGGGGCTTGCGGCCTGCTACCCAGGTTGAGCCGAAATCGATGACGTAGACATCGCCGTTGTGGTCGATCATCGCGTTGCCGGGTTTGACGTCACGGTGCACGTATCCCGCTTCGTGTAGCAGTGAGACTGTTTCGGCGACTTGGGTGACGATCGACACGGCGATGTCCTGCTCCATCGGGCCGTGGCTCACGCTCGCGTATCTTTCCACCGTCACCCCCTCGACCAGTTCCATTACAATTACCCAGCCTTCATTATGTCTTGCGATGTCGAAGTACTCGGGTATCCCGCGGCTTCCCTTGTAGTGCTTGAGGATCCTTGCTTCCTCTTTGAATCCCATTTTGTTCGACTCGAAACCGGCGTTCGACTCGAAAGTGCGCGGGTGTTGGAACTTGATGGCGACCTGTCGGTCCAAACGTGTGTCATAGGCGGCGAAAGCTGTCCCGAACGACCCGCCGCCGAGTGGTCGATCGATGACGTAGCGTTTTGCGACGACGTCGCCCCTGCGCATTCGACTTCCCCTTTCACCAAGTGAAACCAGCAGAGGAGGAACATGTCGCCGTGGCAGCCGCCTGAGGGCGTCACCGGTGAAGTGGCCGCGATCGTGGTTACCGCCGCCGCGCCGAGGGGTAAAAAGTATAAGTGCGCGATGGCCGAGGCAATCCGGGCCCGGCCTGATCTTCGGGTGCGGTCGGGACGGGCGTCAGCCAAGGAGCGGCTCCAGCACTTCACGCTCGGACCATTCATGGAGAGCCTCGACGCGGTCGAGCGGCACCACAGGCCGCTGGCCTTATCGGACGTGCTCGGGGCCGTCGAGAGGAACGCCCGGTTGCATGATGGGTTGAAGAAGTGGACCTCTGACGCCATCCGACGCTACATGGAGGTTTTCAACCGGGAGCACGACACGCCGGAAACCCGGCTCCGGCACGTCCCGAAGCGGTGGATCTACCGGGTGGAGGTGTGTAAGCCAGGCGAACGAGGGGCGCAAGCGTATGAGATCAGTGCGTGGGGACGCTGCTACGAGTCTGTGGACGGTCGGGTCCGCGAGCTGCGGTTGATCGGCATCCGGGCGGGCGCAGAACCTCGTACGGATGCCGAGATCGCCATTGCCGCGTTCGTCACCGCCCGCGCCGCGCCCGACGACCAGCTCGAACGCGTGAGGGTGGTCGTCTTCGCGCCCGACTCGGACGAGCAGGCAACGCTATTCGACGACACACCGCAGCGGGCAGTGAGCGCGTACGAAGAGCATGGGCGGGGCGCCCTGGCGGAGATCGTCGACGGGCACGGCTACCAGCCGGGCACCGCGTGCCTGCGGTGCGCTTTCGCCCCCCGATGTCCGGCGCTGCCGAGGGCTAACGGGCTGCTGGGCGTCGACGGTGTCGGACGGCCGCGGCGGTCGTGGTCGGTGACCAGCGGGCGGGCCTACCAGGCCTGCCCCGCGCGGGCACACCTACGGGACCTCAACCTCCCGACGAGCCGCGCCGTCGAGCACAGCGACGCCGCCCGGCGAGGCCGCGCCGTCCACGCCCTGCTCGCTGCCCGCCACACCGACCGCGCGGATGGTCCGTGCACCCTTGATCTCGGTGTGGACTGGAGCGCCGACGGCCACGGGCTCACCACGGACGACCTGGCATTGGGCAAGGCGATGCTGCGCCACCACGCCGAAGTATGCCCTCTGCGGCACCTGCCTGCCGACGCCCGCGTTTGCGTCGAGCCGAGGTTGACCTTCGAGGACGAGCAGGCCCAGGTACTCGTGATCGCCGAGCCGGATCTGCTCTACCGCGACGGCGGGTCCTGGGTCTGGCGTGAGGTGAAGACCAGTGCACGGGAGCACCGGGGAGGCACGGACCTTCTGTCCGCCTACCCGCAACTCGCCCTCGGTGTCCTCGTCCTGGCCCGGGGTGAACTCGGCGGGTCCCGGGCGCGAAGCCGAGTCGAGTTGGAGGTGCTACGTCCCGGCGGGGTCGACTTGGAGGTGGTCGACCCATTCACACCGCAGGTCCGGCAGAACGCCGAAGCCGTGATCCGGGACATGGTCCACCGGTGGCGTGCCGACGACCTGTTCACGGCTCAGCCCACCGCCCACCATTGCGCCCGGTGTGAGGTGGCGGTCTGGTGCCGTGCCAAGGATGAGCTGGCGGCCCGATGACCCCGTCCAATCTGATAGGCACCGACCTCGTCCGCCAGATCGCTCGCGGGGTGCTGGCGATGCGCGACTTCCACCGTGGTGGATACGCCCTGCCCTACCCACCGGAGACGCAGCTCGCGCTGGACCGCATCGTCCTGGCCTGCTTGCTCGAAAACCGTGAGCCGCCGGTCGGTGTGCCTCACCTGATGCGGCTGTGCGAGATGCCGTTCGACAAGTGGCTGACTGACATCTCCGGGGAATGCGGCGAACCTGACACGGTGCTGATCAACCCGCACACACGGCAGCCCACCCTCGCGTGCGCCGAGTGGTCGGTCAGCGGGTCGAACGTCGGTTCCGATGCGCCCACGAGTTCCGTGCTGCTACGCCTGGCTGTGGAGAGCCACTCCACCTGGTCCGCTTGTCGGGACTTCCTCATCGAGCACCCCGTGATCGACCTCCACGCGGGGCCCGGATTCCTCACCCGGCCAGAGATGAAACGGATCTGGCAGCACGTACAGGCCCTGTACGTCGACCTTCGGCCTGAACTGCGCTGTCCGTTCTGTGGGCTTTTCGCGTCCAAAGGCAAGGACGGTGCCGGGTGGTGCGAAAGCGAGACTTGTGATGCGTTCACGCTGAAGCAGGGAAGAGTGGACAAGAAGGTCAAGGCGCTTCCCTGGGCGATTCGCCTCTCGCTGGTTCTCGCGGGCCGCGTTGAGCGAGCGTTGCGAGCGTCGCTCGTGTCCACGGGTGCCGAAGTCCGGATGGCGTCGGAACCGTTCGTCCACGCCCTGATCACTCTGCCTGTCGGGGCCACCTGGGCGCTTGTGGTCCGCGTCGACACTCAACCCGTCTTGCTCGCCGATGCTGTCCGCTCGTGGGGCGTGTTGGCGGGCGTGGACCGGATGGTCGTGGCGGTCCCGGAGGCCGTGATGCGGCCACGAGCTGACTACAGCACGGTTTTCGACCGGCACAACACCGACCACGCCTGGACGTTGCGCAGCACCAGGCGACTTCTCACTGAAGCGAAGACGGCTGCAAGGAAGGTGAATCAGCGTGCGTGATCCTGCGGCAATCCTCAAGGACGTGATCGAAGAACTAGTCGCGGCAGGCCTCGAGCATCACCAGGCCGAACGCCTCTGCACCATCGAGGTGGGGCTGTACCTCGCCGAACTCGTCGATCGGTCCATACCCGTCAGCGACGCTTGGACGCTGTTCAGCGGTTACCCGTTCGCCGAGAAACGCGGGCTGCTGGACGAACAGAAGGCCGCCATGCGCCGTGCCGCCCGATACACCCTGTGGAACTTCGGCGGTCCCCAGGCGTGGCGGGACGCCCTGGAGCGGTATGAGTTGTTTCCCGACGGCCTCGCCGGATACGGCTGGCGGAGCGCCGAGTCGCCTGCCCACCGACGGCCGGTGCGTGTCTCATCCCACCGGTGGACGGTGTACCAGTCCCTCGTCGACCAGGCCCCTCCGTTCAAGCGTCGAGGCACGGACACCGCCGTGGACGACATGTTCCACTTCTTCGCGGGGCGTGACCAGGTGACTGTTCGAATCCCCCTGGTCCAGCCGGCCGCCTTCCCCCGACACGACCTGACCCAGTGGCCGTCCGACGCGGGCAAGCCGATAGTGGTGCCCCGCCAAGCGCTTCTGGACGCGGCAGGGCGGATGGATGGGATCGTCCCGCGGAAGTGGAAACAGACACTTGAGGAAGCGCAGTTCCTCGTGCCAGGGAATGACCGCACCTCGGTCACGTCCTTCACCATTGACCGGATCTTCCACATGCTGGGGATCGTCGGCGTGGGAAAGAGCACCCTGCGAGACACCCTGACCTACTACCTGGTCACTGAAAAGCAGATGCGGGTGACCATCGTGGTCGGTGATGTCGCGGAAGTGCTTTCCCTGGTCGAGATGTTCACCAAGCTCGGCTGCGCCGCGGCACCCGTGCTTGGTGTGACCAGCCGCGAGCAGCACACTCAGCGACTGCACCGCAGGATCGCGGGCAAGGACGAGCGGAACGCGCTCGCGCACGACGACCCGGCATTCATCCACCTCAGCACGTCCTGTGCGCTCAACGCGCTGGTCCACGAGGACGACGCGCCCATCTCCTACAACGACGCCCCGTGCGACTTCCTCCGCCGCCAGCGAAAGCGGAAGCCGAAAAACTCCGACCGTCAGCTTCCGGACTACACCCGGTTGTCCTACTCGTGCCCGTTCTGGGGGAAGTGCCCCCGGCA
This is a stretch of genomic DNA from Saccharothrix ecbatanensis. It encodes these proteins:
- a CDS encoding serine/threonine-protein kinase, whose protein sequence is MRRGDVVAKRYVIDRPLGGGSFGTAFAAYDTRLDRQVAIKFQHPRTFESNAGFESNKMGFKEEARILKHYKGSRGIPEYFDIARHNEGWVIVMELVEGVTVERYASVSHGPMEQDIAVSIVTQVAETVSLLHEAGYVHRDVKPGNAMIDHNGDVYVIDFGSTWVAGRKPPLREGTDGFAAPEQAMPLRIGTSADVFSIGCILVKLLTLHLPYPDDYLTRARKRRLPPPEPDLTHVPAPLAPVVLDMIHWEPRLRIQTAAEVVDRLRPFRPAAGSPPNPKLIGADPTMRYRCSVAVR
- a CDS encoding PD-(D/E)XK nuclease family protein, encoding MSPWQPPEGVTGEVAAIVVTAAAPRGKKYKCAMAEAIRARPDLRVRSGRASAKERLQHFTLGPFMESLDAVERHHRPLALSDVLGAVERNARLHDGLKKWTSDAIRRYMEVFNREHDTPETRLRHVPKRWIYRVEVCKPGERGAQAYEISAWGRCYESVDGRVRELRLIGIRAGAEPRTDAEIAIAAFVTARAAPDDQLERVRVVVFAPDSDEQATLFDDTPQRAVSAYEEHGRGALAEIVDGHGYQPGTACLRCAFAPRCPALPRANGLLGVDGVGRPRRSWSVTSGRAYQACPARAHLRDLNLPTSRAVEHSDAARRGRAVHALLAARHTDRADGPCTLDLGVDWSADGHGLTTDDLALGKAMLRHHAEVCPLRHLPADARVCVEPRLTFEDEQAQVLVIAEPDLLYRDGGSWVWREVKTSAREHRGGTDLLSAYPQLALGVLVLARGELGGSRARSRVELEVLRPGGVDLEVVDPFTPQVRQNAEAVIRDMVHRWRADDLFTAQPTAHHCARCEVAVWCRAKDELAAR
- a CDS encoding pPIWI_RE_Y domain-containing protein; the protein is MTPSNLIGTDLVRQIARGVLAMRDFHRGGYALPYPPETQLALDRIVLACLLENREPPVGVPHLMRLCEMPFDKWLTDISGECGEPDTVLINPHTRQPTLACAEWSVSGSNVGSDAPTSSVLLRLAVESHSTWSACRDFLIEHPVIDLHAGPGFLTRPEMKRIWQHVQALYVDLRPELRCPFCGLFASKGKDGAGWCESETCDAFTLKQGRVDKKVKALPWAIRLSLVLAGRVERALRASLVSTGAEVRMASEPFVHALITLPVGATWALVVRVDTQPVLLADAVRSWGVLAGVDRMVVAVPEAVMRPRADYSTVFDRHNTDHAWTLRSTRRLLTEAKTAARKVNQRA